A DNA window from Ornithobacterium rhinotracheale DSM 15997 contains the following coding sequences:
- a CDS encoding HesB/IscA family protein produces the protein MIKVSQQAKTKLEQLLAEEGKSFENAYVRVGVISGGCSGLSYNLSFDTEKTENDKLFEDNGARILVDKKSFLYLVGTTLEYSGGLNGKGFVFNNPNANRTCGCGESFSL, from the coding sequence ATGATTAAAGTTTCTCAACAAGCTAAAACCAAATTGGAGCAATTGCTCGCCGAGGAAGGAAAATCCTTTGAAAACGCTTATGTTCGCGTAGGTGTCATCAGCGGGGGATGTTCTGGCTTGTCATACAATTTAAGCTTTGATACAGAAAAAACTGAAAACGACAAATTATTTGAAGATAATGGCGCAAGGATTTTAGTCGATAAAAAATCTTTCCTCTATCTTGTGGGCACTACGCTCGAGTATTCGGGAGGGCTTAACGGGAAAGGTTTTGTCTTTAATAATCCTAATGCCAATAGAACTTGCGGTTGTGGTGAAAGTTTTTCATTATAA
- the trpS gene encoding tryptophan--tRNA ligase — MRVLTGLQSTGTPHLGNILGAILPAIEMAKDEKNESFLFIADLHSLTQIKDAEVLKENTYQTAAAWLALGLDTSKSVFYRQSDVPQCTELTWYLLNFFSYQRLTLAHSFKDKAGRLDDVNGGLFTYPILMAADILLYDANVVPVGKDQMQHLEITRDVAARFNHLMGETFVMPEGKTNETTMYIPGLDGEKMSKSRGNYINVFLPAKQLRKQIMSIQTDSTPLEEPKDYESCNVFNLYKTMANESQIAEMKENYTKGGYGYGHAKQALFELITEKFGEAREKFDALLANRSEIDEALAQGAEKASVIANETLKRVREKLGYINK; from the coding sequence ATGCGTGTATTAACTGGTTTACAAAGTACAGGAACGCCCCATTTAGGAAATATTTTGGGAGCAATTTTACCCGCCATCGAAATGGCAAAAGACGAGAAAAACGAGAGTTTTTTATTTATTGCAGACTTGCACTCTTTAACCCAAATTAAAGATGCCGAAGTTTTAAAAGAAAATACTTACCAAACGGCTGCCGCTTGGCTTGCATTGGGATTAGACACTTCTAAATCTGTATTTTATCGTCAATCAGATGTTCCACAATGTACTGAGCTCACATGGTATTTGCTAAACTTTTTCTCATACCAGAGATTGACTTTGGCGCACTCTTTTAAAGACAAAGCTGGGCGTCTAGACGATGTAAATGGCGGACTTTTTACCTACCCTATTTTAATGGCGGCAGACATTTTGTTATACGACGCCAATGTAGTACCTGTGGGAAAAGACCAAATGCAACACCTTGAAATCACGCGTGATGTGGCGGCTCGCTTCAACCATTTGATGGGCGAAACTTTTGTAATGCCAGAAGGAAAAACTAACGAAACCACAATGTATATCCCTGGTCTTGATGGCGAAAAAATGAGCAAATCTCGCGGTAACTACATTAATGTTTTCTTACCAGCAAAACAACTGAGAAAACAAATTATGAGCATTCAGACAGATAGCACACCGCTTGAGGAGCCAAAAGATTATGAATCTTGCAATGTTTTCAACCTTTATAAAACGATGGCAAACGAAAGCCAAATCGCTGAAATGAAGGAGAATTATACAAAAGGTGGCTATGGATACGGACACGCTAAACAAGCTCTTTTTGAACTGATTACTGAAAAATTTGGAGAGGCTCGTGAGAAATTCGATGCACTTTTAGCCAATCGTTCAGAAATTGATGAAGCACTAGCGCAAGGTGCGGAAAAAGCTAGCGTGATTGCCAACGAAACGCTGAAAAGAGTACGCGAAAAATTAGGCTACATCAATAAATAA
- a CDS encoding SIMPL domain-containing protein, with protein MKSKLVISVIIAALGLIIATWVFGVSLKNRNEKQNTISVTGLGTKQFTSDLITWSGKFSTTGINLKEVYDALANDKSVIYNYLISKGVKPEEIVFSAVDIEKEYDYETNSDGSSRRVFTGYELTQSVSIESQEVSKIENLSRDITEIINQGIEFTSSSPKYFYTKLAEVKQDMIANATKDAKERAEKIANNAGSKLGKLKKASMGVIQITAPNSDEDFSYGGTFNTASKEKEASITIRLEYNVD; from the coding sequence ATGAAAAGTAAATTAGTCATTTCAGTAATCATCGCTGCACTTGGGTTGATTATTGCAACATGGGTTTTTGGTGTATCGCTTAAAAACAGAAACGAAAAACAAAACACAATTTCTGTTACAGGACTGGGAACGAAGCAGTTTACCTCCGATTTGATCACATGGTCGGGTAAATTCTCTACCACGGGCATTAACTTAAAAGAAGTCTATGATGCCTTGGCAAACGATAAATCGGTTATTTACAACTATTTGATTTCTAAAGGGGTGAAACCTGAAGAAATTGTATTCTCTGCAGTAGATATTGAGAAAGAATATGATTATGAAACCAATAGCGATGGTTCGTCTCGCCGAGTGTTCACAGGTTATGAATTGACTCAAAGCGTTTCGATTGAAAGCCAAGAGGTGTCTAAAATTGAAAATTTGTCAAGAGACATCACTGAAATCATTAATCAAGGAATTGAATTTACATCGTCTTCGCCTAAATATTTTTATACCAAATTAGCTGAAGTAAAACAAGATATGATTGCCAATGCGACCAAGGATGCTAAAGAGCGTGCAGAAAAAATTGCAAATAATGCAGGTAGCAAACTCGGGAAACTTAAAAAGGCATCGATGGGAGTGATCCAGATCACAGCACCAAACTCTGACGAAGATTTTTCATACGGCGGAACATTTAATACAGCTTCCAAAGAAAAAGAAGCGAGCATCACTATCCGATTGGAGTATAATGTGGATTAA
- a CDS encoding HAD family hydrolase, producing MNIDTIIFDFGGVLVDWNPRYVFKKYFDNEEKMEWFLANVCTNEWNMEQDRGRSFAEATKILQNQFPEHSEMIAKFYGEWEDMLKSDIPGTVEILKELHQKYPLYGLTNWSAESIDIAYNRYDFFSLFKGIVVSGEEKLIKPEPEIYQVLLNRYDLIPEKCLFIDDNLDNVKAAQAQGINAIQFTTPEKLRKDLEDLNLL from the coding sequence ATGAATATCGATACAATTATATTTGATTTCGGTGGCGTCTTAGTAGACTGGAACCCGCGTTATGTTTTCAAAAAATACTTTGATAACGAAGAAAAAATGGAGTGGTTTCTTGCCAATGTTTGTACCAATGAGTGGAACATGGAACAAGATCGCGGAAGAAGTTTTGCCGAAGCCACAAAAATCCTTCAAAATCAATTTCCTGAACATAGCGAAATGATCGCTAAATTCTATGGAGAATGGGAAGATATGTTGAAATCTGACATTCCTGGAACCGTAGAAATTCTGAAAGAATTACACCAGAAATATCCTTTATACGGACTCACCAACTGGTCTGCCGAATCTATTGACATTGCCTACAACCGATATGATTTCTTTTCACTTTTTAAAGGAATTGTGGTTTCGGGCGAAGAAAAACTCATTAAACCTGAACCTGAAATTTATCAAGTTTTGCTTAATCGTTATGACTTAATACCCGAAAAATGTTTGTTTATCGACGATAATTTGGACAATGTAAAAGCCGCACAAGCTCAAGGCATAAACGCCATTCAATTTACAACACCAGAAAAACTGAGAAAAGATTTAGAAGATTTAAACTTATTATAA
- a CDS encoding DUF1015 domain-containing protein: MIQFRPFKGIRPAKTKAASVATKNIDYYDSAEIDYELKNNPDSFFKVIEPALLGDDEASLVKVRENLETFIKEKILLKDPSSYYIYEQEDAKHGKTLGIIGVVSLDDYKNGLIKRHENTLKERQEKFTRYLKTINLQPDPVLLTFPENSNIEMIISMITVKTPCLEFSGSDQRTHRLWQVKDRLLMQQLKFAIEKLPALYIADGHHRMESSVQYTEHRRAEEPDFFGGEMFNYTLAVIIPGNFLKIYDYNRLVKDLNGMTEEEFLEKLKTVFSVIEKKSPYYPSSKHHLSMYLNGKFYALYVNHSYRGVPKALGELDTYLWEEHIMKPILGIEDSRESDKVEFVKGTGDINGIMKMKELVDKGEYKVAFGFYPIALKDLKLVADEDKTMPPKSTYIYPKFLSALTMLDLND, encoded by the coding sequence ATGATACAATTTAGGCCTTTTAAGGGGATCCGTCCAGCCAAAACAAAAGCCGCAAGTGTGGCTACCAAAAACATAGACTATTATGATTCGGCTGAAATTGATTATGAGTTAAAAAATAATCCAGATTCTTTCTTTAAAGTAATTGAACCAGCTTTGTTAGGAGATGACGAAGCGAGTTTGGTAAAAGTAAGAGAAAATCTAGAAACATTTATCAAAGAAAAAATTTTATTAAAAGACCCTAGTTCTTACTACATTTATGAGCAAGAGGACGCCAAACATGGGAAAACACTTGGAATCATAGGAGTAGTAAGTTTAGATGATTATAAAAATGGTCTGATTAAAAGACACGAAAATACGCTCAAAGAACGACAAGAAAAGTTTACGAGATATTTGAAGACCATCAACCTGCAGCCAGATCCTGTGTTGCTCACTTTTCCAGAAAATAGCAATATAGAAATGATTATTTCTATGATTACGGTAAAAACTCCGTGTTTAGAATTTTCAGGTTCAGATCAGCGCACACATCGTTTGTGGCAGGTGAAGGATCGTTTGCTCATGCAGCAATTAAAGTTTGCGATAGAGAAATTACCAGCACTCTACATTGCAGATGGGCACCATCGCATGGAAAGCTCTGTACAATATACCGAGCACCGCAGAGCCGAGGAGCCAGATTTCTTCGGAGGGGAAATGTTTAATTACACACTTGCTGTCATTATTCCGGGGAATTTCTTGAAAATCTATGATTACAACCGTTTGGTCAAAGATTTAAATGGAATGACAGAGGAAGAGTTTTTAGAAAAATTAAAAACCGTATTTAGTGTAATCGAGAAGAAATCTCCTTATTACCCATCAAGCAAGCACCATTTATCCATGTACCTGAATGGAAAATTCTATGCACTTTATGTAAACCACAGCTACCGTGGTGTGCCAAAAGCGTTGGGAGAATTAGATACTTACTTGTGGGAAGAGCATATCATGAAACCTATTTTAGGGATTGAGGATTCTCGCGAGAGCGACAAAGTAGAATTTGTAAAAGGAACAGGCGATATTAACGGAATTATGAAAATGAAGGAATTGGTGGACAAAGGTGAGTACAAAGTAGCCTTTGGTTTCTATCCAATTGCGCTCAAAGATTTAAAATTAGTGGCAGATGAAGACAAAACCATGCCACCTAAGAGCACCTACATTTATCCCAAATTTTTATCGGCACTCACCATGTTAGATTTAAATGATTAA
- the sufB gene encoding Fe-S cluster assembly protein SufB, which produces MSKYTEDDLRVELESGKEYEFGWTTDVEYEEFPKGLNEDIIREISKRKNEPEWMTEWRLEAYRIWLTMEEPEWANVNYEKPDFQAIQYYAAPKKQKQLNSLDEVDPELLKTFEKLGISLEEQKRLSGVAVDAVIDSVSVKTTFRETLAEKGIIFMSISEAIKEHPDLVKKYLGKVVPRGDNFYAALNSAVFSDGSFCYIPKGVRCPMELSTYFRINQAGTGQFERTLVVADEGSYVSYLEGCTAPQRDENQLHAAVVELIAMDDAEIKYSTVQNWFPGNENGKGGVYNFVTKRALAEKNAKVSWTQVETGSAVTWKYPSCILKGDNSIGEFYSIAVTNNYQQADTGTKMIHLGKNTKSTIISKGISAGRSQNSYRGLVKVAKNASNARNFSQCDSLLMGNKCGAHTFPYIDIKNSTAKLEHEATTSKIGEDQIFYCNQRGIDEEKAIALIVNGFSKEVLNKLPMEFAVEAQKLLEISLEGSVG; this is translated from the coding sequence ATGTCAAAATATACAGAAGACGATTTAAGAGTAGAACTAGAATCTGGTAAAGAATACGAATTCGGCTGGACAACCGATGTGGAGTACGAAGAGTTTCCCAAAGGGCTAAACGAAGACATCATTCGTGAAATTTCTAAGAGAAAAAACGAACCTGAATGGATGACTGAATGGCGTCTTGAAGCTTATAGAATTTGGCTTACTATGGAAGAGCCTGAATGGGCTAATGTAAATTATGAAAAACCAGATTTCCAAGCAATTCAATATTATGCTGCACCCAAAAAGCAAAAACAACTCAACTCGCTAGACGAGGTAGATCCTGAGCTTTTAAAAACCTTTGAAAAATTAGGAATTTCGCTTGAGGAGCAAAAAAGATTGAGTGGCGTGGCTGTAGATGCCGTAATTGATTCTGTTTCGGTGAAAACTACTTTTAGAGAAACTTTGGCAGAAAAAGGCATTATCTTTATGTCTATCAGCGAAGCAATCAAGGAACACCCAGATTTAGTAAAGAAATATTTGGGTAAAGTCGTTCCGCGTGGCGATAATTTCTATGCCGCTTTAAACTCTGCTGTTTTCTCAGACGGATCGTTCTGTTATATTCCAAAAGGTGTGAGATGCCCAATGGAACTTTCAACCTATTTCCGTATCAACCAAGCAGGAACTGGGCAGTTTGAGCGTACGCTTGTAGTGGCAGATGAGGGCTCTTATGTTTCTTATCTAGAGGGCTGTACAGCACCACAGCGCGACGAAAACCAATTGCACGCAGCCGTTGTAGAGCTTATTGCTATGGACGATGCCGAGATTAAATATTCTACCGTTCAAAACTGGTTCCCTGGGAACGAAAACGGAAAAGGTGGAGTTTATAACTTTGTAACTAAGAGAGCTTTGGCAGAGAAAAATGCAAAAGTTTCTTGGACTCAGGTAGAGACAGGTTCGGCTGTTACTTGGAAATATCCAAGTTGTATTTTAAAAGGCGACAACTCAATTGGGGAATTCTACTCAATTGCGGTTACCAACAATTACCAGCAAGCCGATACGGGAACTAAGATGATTCACCTTGGAAAAAATACCAAATCAACGATTATTTCTAAAGGTATTTCTGCGGGTAGATCTCAAAACAGCTACCGTGGTCTTGTGAAAGTGGCTAAAAATGCGAGCAATGCGAGAAATTTCTCTCAGTGTGATTCACTATTAATGGGTAATAAATGTGGTGCACATACTTTCCCTTACATCGATATTAAAAACAGCACGGCTAAACTTGAGCACGAAGCGACTACTTCAAAAATTGGTGAAGACCAAATTTTCTACTGCAACCAGCGTGGAATCGATGAAGAAAAAGCAATTGCATTGATCGTGAATGGATTTAGCAAAGAAGTATTAAATAAACTTCCTATGGAATTTGCCGTAGAAGCCCAAAAACTGCTTGAAATCAGTTTGGAAGGAAGTGTTGGATAA
- the nrfH gene encoding cytochrome c nitrite reductase small subunit, producing MNDNHNSDHKKRRFSILPSKKWQVPAIISFGALLGLGFYTLHFSKATSYLSDDPKACINCHVMTPEYMTWAKSSHRRVASCNDCHVPHDNIFAKYFFKAKDGLYHSYVFTTRTEPQVIRAKEASINVIQENCIRCHENQVTDAKTASTVQHHVENRTSRTCWECHEQVPHGNVKSLSSVGYLIEPTTDVTNENEQIVPEWLQKNVQENKSKKQENK from the coding sequence ATGAACGATAATCATAATTCAGATCATAAAAAGAGACGCTTTAGTATATTACCATCAAAGAAGTGGCAAGTTCCTGCCATAATATCTTTTGGTGCTTTATTGGGGTTAGGTTTTTACACTTTGCATTTTAGTAAAGCTACATCCTATCTTTCAGACGATCCCAAGGCATGTATCAATTGCCATGTGATGACACCTGAGTACATGACTTGGGCAAAGAGTTCGCATCGTAGAGTAGCTTCATGTAATGATTGCCATGTGCCTCATGACAATATTTTTGCTAAATATTTCTTTAAGGCAAAAGATGGGCTTTATCACTCTTATGTCTTTACAACTCGTACAGAGCCACAGGTGATAAGAGCTAAGGAAGCCTCTATAAATGTGATTCAAGAAAACTGTATCAGATGCCACGAAAATCAAGTGACAGATGCTAAAACAGCAAGTACTGTGCAGCATCATGTAGAGAATAGGACTTCTCGCACTTGCTGGGAATGCCATGAGCAAGTGCCGCATGGTAATGTGAAAAGCTTATCTTCTGTAGGGTATTTGATAGAGCCTACTACAGATGTAACGAATGAGAATGAACAAATTGTTCCAGAATGGTTGCAAAAGAATGTTCAAGAAAATAAGTCTAAAAAACAAGAAAATAAATAA
- a CDS encoding lipoprotein signal peptidase, which translates to MKKFAIIAIIIVIIDQVSKIYIKTHFGINSEAFDIFDWFKIVFVENPGMAYGMNWGGPLGKSLLAILRWIMCGAIVWAVTIGPWKKYMKNNYFIIPMSLILAGALGNVIDSTFYGVMFDSGTTWNSELHQWNRWYPGVSQLNFEGYAPLFQGCVVDMLYFPLFNYNIPEAIPIIGGAKGVFFSPVFNIADSAISVGGALLLIFQKKAFH; encoded by the coding sequence TTGAAAAAGTTTGCAATCATTGCGATTATCATCGTAATCATAGACCAAGTTTCTAAAATCTACATCAAAACACATTTTGGCATCAATAGCGAGGCCTTTGATATTTTTGATTGGTTTAAAATCGTATTTGTGGAGAATCCTGGCATGGCATATGGCATGAACTGGGGTGGACCACTCGGCAAGTCTCTTTTAGCGATTTTGCGCTGGATAATGTGTGGGGCTATCGTTTGGGCAGTGACTATAGGACCGTGGAAAAAATACATGAAAAATAATTATTTCATCATTCCCATGTCGCTTATTTTGGCAGGAGCATTGGGCAATGTAATCGATAGCACTTTTTATGGCGTAATGTTCGATTCGGGCACCACTTGGAACAGCGAATTGCATCAATGGAACCGCTGGTACCCTGGCGTTTCTCAATTAAATTTCGAAGGCTATGCCCCCCTATTCCAAGGTTGCGTGGTGGATATGCTGTATTTCCCTTTGTTTAATTACAATATCCCAGAGGCAATTCCAATCATTGGAGGAGCCAAAGGTGTTTTCTTCTCGCCTGTGTTTAATATAGCAGATAGTGCTATTTCTGTGGGCGGTGCTTTGCTTTTGATTTTCCAGAAAAAAGCATTTCATTAA
- a CDS encoding ABC transporter substrate-binding protein, which produces MAFFSCNQAPKIDDSKVFRLNRYENVSSLDPAFARSKSNNWMCNLIYTGLVNFDDSLHIVPEIAKKWNISPDGKKYTFTLRNDVYFQPNQVFGKDSTRLVVAEDFVYSFDRLKDPKIGSSGGFVLNNVESYKALNDSVLEIDLKQAFPPFLELLCMKYCSVVPHEIFDAGLDFNKNPVGTGPFQFQLWEDNVKLVLKKNPLFYLKDETGKKLPYLDFVSVKFLPEKHSEFLQLVQGKVDMLASLDPSYKDELLTPKGELQEKYKSSLEMIKAPYLNTEYLCFYLDGNESLAPELRKAINSAIDKDKMIMYLRNNIGFPANGGFIPQGLPGHSAKIGEGYNTQKSRALIADYKAKNKSLPSLKLVTTQEYADVCEFVQSELNKVGFPIQVNVVDPATLRDGKANGKFPFFRANWGADYPDAENFLALFYSKNLAPSGPNYSHFKNQKFDAFYEQAINTNDENERAKLYQKMDEILMQEMPVIPTFYDQSTTFLRKNVHGFTTSPINMLDLTRVWKD; this is translated from the coding sequence ATGGCATTTTTTTCGTGTAATCAAGCACCAAAAATCGATGATTCTAAGGTTTTTAGGCTTAATCGTTACGAAAATGTTTCTTCGCTCGATCCTGCTTTTGCGCGTAGCAAATCTAATAATTGGATGTGTAATTTAATTTACACAGGCTTAGTCAATTTTGACGATAGTTTGCACATCGTTCCCGAAATTGCCAAAAAATGGAATATTTCGCCCGATGGCAAAAAATATACTTTTACATTACGAAACGATGTTTATTTTCAGCCCAATCAAGTTTTTGGTAAAGATTCAACACGCTTGGTAGTGGCAGAAGATTTTGTGTATAGTTTCGATCGATTAAAAGACCCAAAAATCGGTTCGTCGGGAGGTTTTGTTTTAAACAATGTGGAAAGTTATAAGGCATTAAACGATAGTGTTTTAGAAATAGATTTAAAACAGGCGTTTCCTCCGTTTTTAGAGCTTTTGTGCATGAAATATTGTTCGGTGGTGCCACACGAAATTTTTGATGCAGGATTGGATTTTAATAAAAATCCAGTCGGCACGGGACCATTTCAATTCCAGTTGTGGGAAGACAATGTGAAATTAGTTTTAAAGAAAAATCCATTGTTTTATTTAAAAGACGAAACGGGAAAAAAATTGCCATATTTGGATTTTGTGTCGGTGAAATTTCTGCCCGAAAAGCACAGCGAATTTTTACAATTAGTGCAAGGCAAAGTGGACATGCTTGCGAGTTTAGACCCGTCGTACAAAGATGAATTGCTTACGCCCAAAGGCGAATTGCAAGAAAAGTATAAATCATCGCTCGAGATGATAAAAGCTCCTTATTTAAATACCGAATATTTATGTTTTTATCTCGATGGAAATGAATCCTTAGCACCTGAATTAAGAAAAGCCATAAACTCCGCCATCGACAAGGATAAAATGATTATGTACTTGCGCAACAACATCGGATTTCCTGCAAATGGCGGTTTTATTCCGCAGGGGTTGCCTGGGCATTCGGCTAAAATAGGAGAGGGCTATAATACGCAAAAATCCCGTGCATTGATTGCTGATTATAAGGCTAAAAATAAATCTTTGCCATCGCTTAAATTGGTAACGACACAAGAGTATGCCGATGTGTGCGAATTTGTTCAGTCTGAGTTAAATAAAGTAGGTTTCCCTATCCAAGTAAATGTGGTGGATCCCGCAACATTGCGCGACGGAAAAGCCAATGGGAAGTTTCCATTTTTTAGAGCCAATTGGGGCGCAGATTATCCTGATGCCGAAAACTTTTTAGCTCTGTTTTATAGTAAAAACTTAGCGCCTTCAGGACCCAATTATTCACATTTTAAAAATCAAAAATTTGATGCGTTTTATGAGCAAGCGATAAACACAAACGACGAAAACGAGCGTGCTAAGCTGTACCAAAAAATGGACGAAATCTTGATGCAGGAAATGCCTGTGATTCCTACTTTTTACGACCAGAGCACCACTTTTTTACGAAAAAATGTCCACGGATTTACGACAAGTCCTATCAACATGCTTGATTTAACCCGTGTATGGAAAGATTAA
- a CDS encoding YggS family pyridoxal phosphate-dependent enzyme translates to MSLVENYQKIKKSLPAEVVLVAVSKTKPVEDIQALYDAGVRDFGENKIQEMCEKYESLPKDIRWHMIGALQSNKVKHMAEFVHLIHGVHKKSLLKEIDKRAAQAGRVQEVLLEVKIAEEDSKHGMTRQSAREILETQADFPNVKIAGLMGMATFTDDESQVTEEFKELHQIFVDLQKDFPQLQILSMGMSGDYLIAVEQGSTMVRVGSKIFGERNYH, encoded by the coding sequence ATGAGCCTTGTAGAAAATTACCAAAAAATCAAAAAATCATTGCCTGCAGAAGTTGTGCTGGTTGCGGTATCTAAAACCAAGCCTGTGGAGGATATCCAAGCCTTGTACGATGCAGGCGTGAGAGATTTTGGTGAAAACAAAATCCAAGAAATGTGCGAAAAATACGAATCTTTGCCAAAAGACATTCGTTGGCACATGATTGGAGCATTGCAGTCTAATAAGGTAAAACACATGGCAGAATTTGTACACTTGATTCACGGAGTGCACAAAAAATCATTATTAAAAGAAATCGATAAGCGTGCAGCACAGGCAGGTCGTGTGCAAGAAGTTTTGCTTGAAGTAAAAATTGCCGAGGAAGATTCCAAACACGGAATGACACGCCAATCGGCACGCGAAATTCTAGAAACACAAGCCGACTTCCCAAATGTAAAAATTGCGGGCTTAATGGGTATGGCAACTTTTACCGATGATGAATCTCAAGTGACAGAGGAGTTTAAAGAATTGCACCAGATTTTTGTAGACTTGCAAAAAGATTTTCCGCAATTGCAAATCCTTTCTATGGGCATGAGCGGCGATTATCTCATCGCGGTGGAGCAGGGAAGTACCATGGTGCGTGTGGGGAGTAAAATCTTTGGCGAAAGAAATTACCATTAG
- a CDS encoding thioredoxin family protein, whose translation MGLFNIFSSKNKSIKALEINEANFNHEIAESNLPVVLDFYASWCQPCQVMSSLITRLVKENQDLAQKVKIGKVDIEANPRLAEMFKIRSTPSLLFIHEQSVLERSSGLLPYNELLQKIQDFAEDFETED comes from the coding sequence ATGGGATTATTTAATATTTTTAGTTCAAAGAATAAAAGCATCAAAGCCCTCGAAATTAACGAAGCCAACTTTAACCACGAAATTGCCGAAAGCAATTTGCCCGTTGTACTTGATTTTTACGCCAGCTGGTGCCAGCCATGCCAAGTGATGAGCTCACTGATTACTCGTTTGGTGAAAGAAAATCAAGATTTAGCACAAAAAGTAAAAATAGGAAAAGTAGACATCGAAGCCAATCCACGCTTGGCAGAAATGTTTAAAATTCGTAGCACGCCAAGTCTTTTATTCATTCATGAACAAAGCGTTTTAGAACGATCATCGGGACTTCTACCCTACAACGAATTGCTTCAAAAAATACAAGATTTTGCCGAAGATTTTGAAACCGAAGATTAA
- the ubiE gene encoding bifunctional demethylmenaquinone methyltransferase/2-methoxy-6-polyprenyl-1,4-benzoquinol methylase UbiE, whose amino-acid sequence MSKEIKPYNTQKSKKTEVQEMFDNVSPKYDFLNRLLSARIDVLWRNKVVKIIQKTEPSKILDVATGTGDLAITLAKKSKDVKITGYDLSEGMLSYGRKKVKAEGLEKQIKMIQGDAENMPFEEASFDVVTASFGVRNFENLEKGLLEFLRVLRPGGKIVILEFSQPQKFPMKQLYHFYSFRILPLVGRIFSKDPRAYTYLPESVMAFPYGEEMCKIMEGIGCKNVKATQLTAGIATIYECEK is encoded by the coding sequence ATGTCCAAAGAAATAAAACCCTATAATACCCAAAAGAGTAAGAAAACAGAGGTTCAAGAAATGTTTGACAATGTTTCGCCGAAATATGATTTTCTGAACCGATTGCTTTCTGCTAGAATTGATGTTTTATGGCGTAATAAAGTCGTGAAAATCATTCAAAAAACAGAGCCCAGCAAAATTCTAGATGTGGCAACGGGTACGGGAGATTTAGCAATTACTTTAGCTAAAAAGAGTAAAGATGTCAAAATCACAGGTTATGACTTGTCTGAAGGTATGCTCTCTTATGGTAGAAAAAAAGTGAAAGCAGAAGGTCTTGAAAAACAGATAAAAATGATTCAAGGTGATGCCGAAAATATGCCGTTTGAGGAAGCGAGTTTTGATGTGGTAACAGCGTCGTTTGGTGTGCGAAATTTTGAGAATTTAGAAAAAGGCTTATTAGAGTTTTTACGCGTTTTGCGCCCAGGTGGGAAAATTGTAATCCTTGAATTTTCTCAGCCACAGAAGTTTCCGATGAAGCAATTGTATCATTTTTATTCATTCAGAATTTTGCCACTTGTGGGAAGAATTTTCTCCAAGGATCCAAGGGCATATACTTATTTGCCCGAGTCGGTAATGGCGTTCCCGTATGGCGAAGAAATGTGCAAAATCATGGAAGGCATTGGCTGCAAAAATGTGAAAGCTACGCAACTCACAGCGGGTATTGCCACTATTTATGAGTGTGAGAAATAG